The sequence below is a genomic window from Draconibacterium halophilum.
TTTTTCTCAATGCTGTTATACAATGGCACAATTCTTTCAAAAGACATGGTCAAATAAAAAAGTCAACCAGGATGAATTGGAATTTTTATCTAAATTTTTTGGCGGCCATTGTAGCCATTGTCAATCCGGTGGCCATTGTTCCCATGTGGTCAGAGCTCACCCAGGATGTGTCGACACAAGTAAAAACCAGACTCGCGTGGTTAACCATTGGTGTGAGTGTTATTATGCTCGTTATGTTTTTACTGGCTGGAAAATATATTTTGCAGTTTTTCTCCATCGATTTGGTAGTTTTTAAAGTAGCTGGCGGCATCCTGTTATTACTTACAGGGATAAGAATGATTGACGGACAAAATGTAAAAATGGGTTCTCAAGAACTTGAAGAAGGATCAGCCCTGTATATTGCCAAGATGAAATTCAGGCAGATATTTGTGCCTATGGTTATTCCCTTTATTGTTGGTCCCGGTTCAATTACCACACTTATTTTGTTTGGAGGAGGTCTTAATAACTGGACGGATTCCATATTATTAACCGTTGTTCTTGTTTTTACTTTATTCTTGTTGTTGCTTAGCCTGATGTCCTCAAGCTGGTTGGATAAAAGGATAGACCCATTGGTATTCACTGCCATTTCTCGCTTATTTGGTATTATTGTTACTGCAATTGCCATTCAGTTTATTCTGGAAGGTTTAGGCAGTGCATTCCCTACATGGATTAATGGTGCTTCTCCTTTAATTGAAGAAAATGGTACGGTTACAGAGGCCGGAAATAATATTTAACAGGGTATTTCGTGGTTTTCTAAATATACTTACAATCAACATCATTAGAGCGTTGAAATGGGGTAAATATCGTGGAAGAATTTCACACATTGTGCAACATTG
It includes:
- a CDS encoding MarC family protein, which codes for MNWNFYLNFLAAIVAIVNPVAIVPMWSELTQDVSTQVKTRLAWLTIGVSVIMLVMFLLAGKYILQFFSIDLVVFKVAGGILLLLTGIRMIDGQNVKMGSQELEEGSALYIAKMKFRQIFVPMVIPFIVGPGSITTLILFGGGLNNWTDSILLTVVLVFTLFLLLLSLMSSSWLDKRIDPLVFTAISRLFGIIVTAIAIQFILEGLGSAFPTWINGASPLIEENGTVTEAGNNI